The Garra rufa chromosome 23, GarRuf1.0, whole genome shotgun sequence genome includes a region encoding these proteins:
- the isl1b gene encoding ISL LIM homeobox 1b, which produces MTSLPYVLSAVGVSMLIPKRDFDMGDSQNRSNLVSYCVGCGHQILDRFILRVFPDLEWHAQCLKCAECQQYLDESCTCFIRDGKTFCKDHYNRLCTNKCAKCHKAFISKEYVMRARVNIYHIQCFRCEGCNRPLLPGDEYVLQDGQLLCTEHHELFNKFMGTSNNQQKEIGDPTEGIKSSASWSPMQRRSERSTRVRTVLSESQLHMLQTCYSANPRPDALMKEQLVEMTGLSSRVIRVWFQNKRCKDKKRGLMIRNTQKQLKGCLVSEEPLLLASPERQDSDVLINPPWKLLADFILQKDAEHRSYQQLFSLSKEGPCSAGSEVVSISELADTPSSLTASPARHQ; this is translated from the exons ATGACCAGTTTGCCATATGTTTTATCTGCGGTGGGCGTGTCGATGT tGATACCTAAACGGGATTTTGACATGGGAGATTCCCAGAACA gaagtaaCCTGGTTTCCTACTGCGTGGGTTGTGGGCATCAGATCCTGGATCGCTTCATTCTGCGGGTTTTTCCTGATCTGGAGTGGCACGCGCAGTGTCTGAAGTGCGCGGAGTGCCAGCAGTATCTGGATGAGTCCTGCACCTGCTTCATCAGAGACGGAAAAACCTTCTGCAAAGACCACTACAACAG ATTATGCACCAATAAATGTGCCAAATGCCACAAAGCCTTCATCAGCAAAGAGTATGTCATGAGAGCGCGAGTGAATATTTATCACATCCAGTGTTTTCGATGCGAGGGCTGCAATCGGCCATTACTCCCTGGAGATGAGTATGTTCTGCAGGACGGTCAACTGCTCTGTACAGAGCACCATGAGCTTTTTAACAAATTCATGGGTACTTCAAACAACCAGCAGAAAGAGATTGGTGATCCAACCG AGGGCATCAAATCCTCAGCGTCCTGGTCACCAATGCAGAGGAGGTCAGAGAGATCCACTCGTGTGAGGACCGTGCTCAGCGAGTCCCAGCTCCACATGCTACAGACCTGCTACAGCGCAAATCCCAGACCGGACGCCCTCATGAAAGAGCAGCTGGTGGAAATGACGGGCCTCAGTTCTCGGGTCATCCGCGTCTGGTTCCAGAACAAGCGATGCAAAGATAAGAAAAGAGGTCTGATGATAAGAAACACACAGAAGCAGCTTAAAGGCTGTCTG GTTTCAGAGGAGCCGCTACTGCTGGCCAGTCCAGAGAGGCAGGACAGCGACGTGCTTATAAACCCACCATGGAAACTTCTGGCCGACTTTATCCTGCAGAAGGATGCTGAACACAGATCATACCAGCAATTG TTTTCTTTATCAAAGGAAGGTCCCTGTTCCGCTGGAAGTGAAGTTGTGTCAATATCAGAGTTAGCAGACACACCCAGCAGCCTGACAGCAAGTCCTGCAAGGCATCAGTGA